Proteins found in one Micromonospora sp. WMMD1082 genomic segment:
- a CDS encoding glycoside hydrolase family 3 N-terminal domain-containing protein produces MGLDPGLRRLALGTLLAAYPGPVPPDWAVDLVADGLAGHTLFGTNIHEPAQVSASTAALRTGRSDVLIAIDEEGGDVTRLAHATGSPYPGNAALGAIGDVTLTRRVYQAIGAELASLGITVNLAPTVDVNTADDNPVIGTRSFGADPVEVAAHAAAATAGLQAAGVAACAKHFPGHGATVADSHHELPTVDVAPDVLRQRDLPPFAAVVAAGAKAVMTAHIRVPALTGDGPATFSRAVLVDLLREEYGFDGAVITDALEMQGAALAAGGIAPGAVRALAAGADLLCIGAKVDADLVERVAAEIVAALDDGRLERTRVEQAAGRAADLAAWTRAAGGATVTPTDLGYAAARRAVRVEGVLDGLDHPLVVQLHATSTIAEGRVPWGLGPHLLGAEQIRVVAAEADPADLRQRAGARPIVLVGRHLHRLPGGPELATALAATHPVTVVEMGWPATWRPAGVRAFVTTYGASHANGRAAAEALGLAASAP; encoded by the coding sequence GTGGGGCTGGATCCAGGACTGCGCCGGCTGGCGCTCGGCACCCTGCTGGCCGCCTATCCGGGACCGGTCCCGCCCGACTGGGCGGTCGACCTGGTCGCCGACGGGCTGGCCGGGCACACCCTCTTCGGCACGAACATCCACGAACCGGCGCAGGTGTCGGCCAGCACGGCCGCGCTGCGCACCGGCCGGAGCGACGTACTGATCGCCATCGACGAGGAGGGCGGCGACGTCACCCGGCTGGCGCACGCCACCGGCAGCCCGTACCCGGGCAACGCCGCGCTCGGCGCGATCGGTGACGTGACGCTCACCCGCCGGGTCTACCAGGCCATCGGCGCCGAGCTGGCCAGCCTGGGCATCACGGTCAACCTGGCGCCCACCGTCGACGTCAACACCGCCGACGACAATCCGGTCATCGGCACCCGCTCGTTCGGCGCCGACCCGGTCGAGGTCGCCGCGCACGCCGCCGCCGCGACCGCCGGCCTCCAGGCCGCCGGGGTGGCGGCCTGCGCCAAGCACTTCCCCGGCCACGGCGCGACGGTGGCCGACTCCCACCACGAACTGCCCACCGTGGACGTCGCGCCGGACGTGCTGCGCCAGCGCGACCTGCCGCCGTTCGCCGCGGTGGTCGCCGCCGGGGCGAAAGCCGTGATGACCGCCCACATCCGGGTGCCCGCGCTGACCGGCGACGGACCGGCCACGTTCAGCCGCGCCGTGCTGGTGGACCTGCTGCGCGAGGAGTACGGCTTCGACGGCGCGGTGATCACCGACGCGCTGGAGATGCAGGGTGCCGCCCTCGCCGCCGGTGGCATCGCACCCGGTGCCGTACGCGCCCTGGCCGCCGGCGCCGACCTGCTCTGCATCGGCGCCAAGGTCGACGCCGACCTGGTCGAACGGGTCGCCGCCGAGATCGTGGCGGCGCTCGACGACGGCCGGCTGGAGCGGACCCGCGTCGAGCAGGCCGCCGGCCGCGCCGCGGACCTCGCCGCCTGGACCCGGGCTGCCGGCGGTGCCACGGTCACCCCCACCGACCTGGGGTACGCGGCGGCCCGCCGCGCGGTCCGGGTGGAGGGTGTGCTGGACGGGCTGGACCACCCGCTGGTGGTGCAGTTGCACGCGACGTCCACCATCGCCGAGGGGCGGGTGCCGTGGGGGCTCGGCCCGCACCTGCTGGGCGCCGAGCAGATCCGGGTGGTGGCCGCCGAGGCGGACCCGGCCGACCTGCGCCAGCGCGCGGGTGCCCGCCCGATCGTGCTGGTGGGCCGCCACCTGCACCGGCTGCCCGGTGGTCCGGAGCTGGCCACCGCGCTGGCCGCCACACATCCGGTGACCGTGGTGGAGATGGGCTGGCCGGCCACCTGGCGACCCGCGGGCGTCCGGGCCTTCGTCACCACGTACGGCGCGAGCCACGCCAACGGTCGCGCCGCCGCCGAGGCGCTGGGCCTGGCCGCCTCCGCACCC